A region from the Geobacter benzoatilyticus genome encodes:
- a CDS encoding ATP-dependent Clp protease proteolytic subunit yields MAKDGNKQQKENGLSDYGIIYLSGAIDSGTAEGVCKEIIEYNIRGEVNQIQMIINSPGGSCPAGFSIIDIMEWSRIPIYTTGIGMIASMGLLVFMTGERGRRVITPRTSILSHRFSAFNFGNHSQLIASRKEEDLEHERILQHYLSYSNISSREELENYLLRDVDTWLAPDEAIQYGLADVIEPLRTRSY; encoded by the coding sequence ATGGCGAAAGACGGCAACAAGCAGCAAAAAGAGAACGGGCTCAGCGATTACGGCATCATCTACCTCTCCGGCGCCATTGATTCCGGCACCGCCGAGGGGGTCTGCAAGGAAATCATCGAATACAACATCAGGGGGGAAGTGAACCAGATCCAGATGATCATCAATTCCCCCGGCGGATCGTGTCCGGCAGGCTTCTCGATCATCGACATCATGGAGTGGTCGCGGATTCCCATCTATACCACCGGCATCGGCATGATCGCTTCCATGGGGCTCCTGGTCTTCATGACCGGAGAAAGGGGGCGCAGGGTCATCACCCCGCGGACCTCGATCCTTTCCCACCGGTTCTCGGCCTTCAATTTCGGCAACCACAGCCAGCTCATCGCCAGCCGCAAGGAGGAAGACCTGGAGCACGAGCGGATTCTCCAGCACTACCTCTCCTACTCGAACATCTCTTCCCGGGAGGAGCTGGAGAACTACCTCCTGCGGGACGTGGATACCTGGCTCGCCCCGGATGAAGCCATCCAGTACGGGCTGGCCGATGTCATCGAGCCGCTCAGAACCCGCAGTTACTGA
- a CDS encoding recombinase family protein, with translation MKHYIAYLRVSTDKQGEQGHGISAQRQAIGSYLGAHGGELLEEYVEVESGKKNDRPALQKAINRCKMSRATLIIAKLDRLSRNLAFIANLMDAGIDFIACDNPYANKLTIHILAAIAEHEREMISRRTREALAAAKTKGVRLGGHRGAILTEEIQLQGLEERRARAREYAANVYPTIRELLDAGHSLNGTAQALNSRRILTARGCMWTAKSVSRILQAAEGRERSPEILPTT, from the coding sequence ATGAAACATTACATTGCGTATCTCAGGGTCTCGACCGACAAACAGGGTGAGCAGGGGCACGGGATCAGCGCCCAGCGCCAGGCGATCGGGAGCTACTTGGGTGCCCACGGCGGAGAGCTTCTGGAAGAATATGTCGAGGTCGAGAGCGGTAAAAAGAACGACCGGCCGGCGCTACAGAAGGCCATCAATCGCTGCAAGATGTCCCGGGCGACGCTGATCATCGCGAAGCTGGACCGACTCTCCAGAAATCTGGCCTTCATTGCCAACCTCATGGACGCGGGGATCGATTTCATCGCCTGCGACAATCCCTACGCCAACAAGCTGACCATCCACATCCTGGCTGCAATCGCCGAGCACGAGCGGGAGATGATCAGCCGGCGAACCCGGGAGGCCCTGGCCGCCGCCAAGACGAAAGGGGTAAGACTCGGTGGCCACCGCGGAGCGATTCTTACCGAGGAAATCCAGCTTCAGGGACTCGAAGAGCGTCGGGCTCGAGCCAGGGAGTACGCTGCAAACGTCTACCCGACGATCCGAGAGCTGCTGGATGCCGGGCACAGTCTGAATGGGACAGCCCAAGCCCTCAACAGCCGTCGCATTCTCACGGCTCGTGGTTGCATGTGGACAGCCAAGTCGGTCAGTCGCATCCTGCAGGCGGCCGAAGGCCGTGAGCGTTCCCCCGAGATTCTTCCCACCACATAG
- a CDS encoding helix-turn-helix transcriptional regulator: MPKREKDCWAGQLVDMVETVKLLSRPQGATIAEIVANTSVERRTVYRIFKALERIGLPVHETAAGFMERQKRYQLDEGSVLKTPNLATLTFDEALSLYALRGNLGVYQGTMIEESVDAAFRKLGLILPPGFRRMMERYATLFIPTAKAAKDYSGVQETIDDLSFAMLNGKVCTVTYHSFYDDRDKTFTIHPLHFFERDGGLYLLCIVARFSSIRTLAVERIRSLDIAEQEFDYPEGFDPHELLDSAFNIIFDEPFDARIRFSPGQARYIKERRWAKDQEFIDEVDGSVVLVMRTSGRDEVKRWVLSFGSAAEVLEPAELRAEVKQEFEAAARRYD, from the coding sequence GTGCCGAAGCGGGAAAAGGACTGCTGGGCGGGACAGCTGGTGGATATGGTGGAGACGGTGAAGCTTCTGAGCCGTCCCCAGGGGGCAACGATAGCCGAGATCGTGGCGAACACCTCCGTGGAGCGCCGGACGGTCTACCGGATCTTCAAGGCGCTGGAGCGGATAGGGCTTCCGGTCCACGAAACCGCCGCCGGGTTCATGGAGCGGCAGAAGCGCTACCAGCTCGACGAGGGATCGGTCCTCAAGACCCCCAACCTTGCAACCCTCACCTTTGACGAGGCCCTTTCCCTCTATGCCCTCAGGGGGAACCTGGGGGTCTACCAGGGCACCATGATCGAAGAGTCGGTGGATGCCGCCTTCAGAAAGCTGGGGCTGATCCTCCCGCCGGGGTTTCGCCGGATGATGGAGCGCTATGCAACGCTCTTCATTCCCACCGCCAAGGCGGCCAAGGACTACAGCGGGGTGCAGGAAACCATTGACGACCTCAGCTTTGCAATGCTCAACGGCAAGGTCTGCACCGTCACCTATCACTCCTTCTACGACGACCGGGACAAGACCTTCACTATCCACCCGCTTCACTTCTTTGAACGGGATGGCGGGCTATACCTGCTGTGCATTGTCGCCCGCTTTTCCAGCATCAGAACCCTGGCCGTCGAGCGGATCCGCTCTCTGGACATTGCCGAGCAGGAGTTTGACTATCCGGAGGGATTCGATCCCCACGAACTGCTCGACTCCGCCTTCAACATCATCTTCGACGAGCCCTTTGATGCAAGGATTCGCTTTTCCCCCGGGCAGGCCCGGTACATAAAGGAGCGGCGCTGGGCGAAGGATCAGGAGTTTATCGATGAAGTCGACGGCTCGGTGGTTCTGGTGATGAGAACTTCAGGCCGTGACGAGGTCAAGCGGTGGGTGCTTTCCTTCGGCTCCGCAGCGGAGGTGCTGGAGCCGGCGGAGTTGAGGGCTGAGGTAAAGCAGGAATTCGAGGCGGCTGCCCGGAGGTATGATTGA
- a CDS encoding helix-turn-helix domain-containing protein yields the protein MKTTKELLGARIKELRKARKLSQEELAELIGVEPQHMSRLEVGKSYPSLDRLEKIATVLEVPLKDFFDFSHLDDAGERRAGIDQLVKDLSEDQQRFVYRMLKMLKETTRGE from the coding sequence ATGAAGACAACCAAGGAATTGCTGGGAGCGAGGATCAAGGAACTGCGGAAAGCACGGAAGCTTTCCCAGGAAGAGCTAGCCGAGCTCATTGGGGTGGAGCCGCAGCACATGAGCCGACTCGAGGTGGGGAAGAGTTACCCCTCCCTCGACCGGCTCGAAAAGATCGCCACGGTTCTTGAGGTGCCGCTGAAGGACTTCTTCGATTTTTCACATCTGGATGACGCCGGTGAGCGACGGGCGGGGATCGACCAATTAGTGAAGGATCTGAGCGAGGACCAGCAAAGATTCGTTTATCGGATGCTGAAGATGCTTAAGGAAACCACGAGGGGAGAGTAA